ttaaaaaaactatattaatGAGATAATTTAGCTTGTGTTTTGCAATGATTGCTCCAAACTTATTTTTGGCAcaacaaattattaaatattcatttcatttcactGTGGACCCTTTTACCcttaaatattatcatttaatcATTGCAGCACATTGCGTGGGTCCATAATTAGTTATTCAGAATAATTGAATCACGAAGGGTTAAAAAAAATCCTAAGGCTTGAGGATGGAGAAAGAcatttctaaaaattaaataaaaattatatcacataatttgatttaaaaaataaattttaaaatttaaattttacaaattatatctcactattaattaatataaataatgtgtTCTACACATAAattcaagaataaaataactaaacaCTAAAAGACGTACAGTCATAAGGGTGAATGGGATGAACATAAGGGTGAATGGTTGCAGTGTTTCATGCTGATTCAAAGGTTGCAGTTCTAATTGACAAACATAAGGGTGAATGGGATGAACCACAGatcaaaatcatttttcataaaaaagaagCTGAAAAGATTCTTAGCATTCCTTTGAGTAAGGGTAGAGCAAAAGATAGGATGTACTGGGGCCCTTCTAAAAAAGAATTCTTTTCAGTCAGAAGTGCATATTTTCTGCATCTAAAAAATAGGGAGAAGGCCAAAGTTGAGAGCTCTTATGAAgtaaaagaagatgaaagaTGGAGGTCCATATGTGATTTAGATGTTACAGGAGTGACAAAATTAGTCTTGTGGAAAGCTGGTAATGATTTGCTACCTACCAAGGTGAACCTATTTAAGAGGGGAGGGACACAAGACAAAAAATGCCCTATGTGTGAAGTGAAAGATGAGTCTCTGATGCATGCCCTATGAGAGTGCCCTGCAGCAAATGATATATGGGGGGAGGTAAATAGTTATGTACAAAAATCGAACAAACAGGAAGATGATTTTCTGCTATTATGGCAGAAATTAATGAGTGTCTTAAAAAGAAATCAGCTAGAGGAAATGATAGTGTTATTCAGAAGAATTTGGCTACGAAGAAATGGGTATGTCTTTGAACAAAGAGTTGAATGTCCTAGAAATCTTATAATCTCTGCCAAAGCTTCTGTTAAAAACTTCCAAGAAGCCCATAGCTTTTGCAAACCTACAGGGAAAGAGTCGAATGATGGTCAAGTGCAGAATAGGGGTGTGAACCTGAGGTGGGAAAGACCAGGTAGGGATTATGTTAAGATAAACTGGAATGCATCTCTGGATACAAAAATGAAGTTAATGGGTATTGGTATCATGATCAGAGATGAGAAGGG
This is a stretch of genomic DNA from Carya illinoinensis cultivar Pawnee chromosome 3, C.illinoinensisPawnee_v1, whole genome shotgun sequence. It encodes these proteins:
- the LOC122304808 gene encoding uncharacterized protein LOC122304808, which produces MVAVFHADSKVAVLIDKHKGEWDEPQIKIIFHKKEAEKILSIPLSKGRAKDRMYWGPSKKEFFSVRSAYFLHLKNREKAKVESSYEVKEDERWRSICDLDVTGVTKLVLWKAGNDLLPTKKLMSVLKRNQLEEMIVLFRRIWLRRNGYVFEQRVECPRNLIISAKASVKNFQEAHSFCKPTGKESNDGQVQNRGVNLRWERPGRDYVKINWNASLDTKMKLMGIGIMIRDEKGEALVTLCDQKTNVEDATVAECIALRKAVELCNDLNI